The sequence CAAGACCTTGTAAGAAAAGGAAACTATGTACAGGAGCAAGGGTTGCACCTAAATCCCTAAGTAATCTTGCTCTTATTCTAATTGGATATGCAATGTTTCCAATTCCACCAGGTACATTTTTAAATGATTCCCAGAAGTTTAATCCATGATAAGATTTATCTGGTTCAGAAATTGTTGGGAATTTACCATTACCCCAGTTGAATTTACCACTATCTACAATATATCCACCAATTGCAGTACCATGTCCACCTACAGCTTTAGTAGCTGATCCTACAACTACATCTGCACCATGTTCAAGAGGTCTTAATAAACCTACAGCAGAAGTATTATCAATAATTAATGGAATATCATGTGCATGTGCAATATCTGCTAATTTTTCAAAATCAGGAACATCTAATTTTGGATTTCCAATAGCTTCTGCATAAATTGCTTTTGTTTTATCATCAATTGCTGCTTCAAATGCATCGTAATCATCAGATTTAACAAATTTAACATTACGAGCTAATTCTGCAAAAGTATCTTCAAATAAATTGTAAGTTCCACCATAAAGATTATCTGCAGCTACAATATTATCTCCAGGTAAAGTAATGTTTAAAATAGAGTAACTAATTGCAGCTAAACCACTAGCAGCAGAAACACCATAATTTCCACCTTCAACAGCAGTAATTCTTTGTTCAAATGCATCATTAGTTGGATTAGTTAATCTACCATAAATTTGACCAAATTCAGATAAAGCAAATCTATTTGCTGCTTGTTCTGGATCTTTAAATACATAAGATGTTGTTTGGTAAATAGGAACTGCTCTAGCTCCAGTTGCTGGATCTGGTTCTTCTTGACCAGCATGTAAACCTAAAGTTGCAACACCTTGTCCTCTTTTTGTTGTATTATCATAACTCATTTTTTATACCTCTATTATAATTTTTCTTATGATTTATATTTCAAATTTTTTTGATTTAAATTTTTTTAAATAATGATTTGCAAATTAATGCAATATGAGATTGAACAGTTAATTTTTTTTACCACATAAAAATATAACCATAGTTATATAAAATTATGTTTTGCTTTCTAATATAATTAAAAATTTAAAAGCAATTATTTATTCAATATATAACAATTGTTATAAGACATATATAAAT is a genomic window of Methanobrevibacter wolinii SH containing:
- a CDS encoding O-acetylhomoserine aminocarboxypropyltransferase/cysteine synthase family protein, whose translation is MSYDNTTKRGQGVATLGLHAGQEEPDPATGARAVPIYQTTSYVFKDPEQAANRFALSEFGQIYGRLTNPTNDAFEQRITAVEGGNYGVSAASGLAAISYSILNITLPGDNIVAADNLYGGTYNLFEDTFAELARNVKFVKSDDYDAFEAAIDDKTKAIYAEAIGNPKLDVPDFEKLADIAHAHDIPLIIDNTSAVGLLRPLEHGADVVVGSATKAVGGHGTAIGGYIVDSGKFNWGNGKFPTISEPDKSYHGLNFWESFKNVPGGIGNIAYPIRIRARLLRDLGATLAPVHSFLFLQGLETLDLRIKKHSENALALAKHLEQHPKVAWVNYPGLKSHPSHETAVKYLGNPEGTGDDPGYYGAILGFGIKGGHDQALEFIKNVKLASHLANILDAKTLVIHPASTTHSQLSEEEQRAVGVTPDFIRVSTGLENIEDIIADFDQALDKVNI